The Silene latifolia isolate original U9 population chromosome 4, ASM4854445v1, whole genome shotgun sequence region atggtgtacttagtatgttatttatcctacattgaaaagtaatgtaaatgtggtgaatatactatgtatatatattagaattgtcccacatcggaagattatcataaggcagggtgatctatgattataaatagaagtcatagcCCAAAATGTTTTGGGTctgttaagtattgtcttggagagctcttaaaagtttatatcattattttctacctatagattttatatgtcccacattgaaaaataatgtaggtgtggtaaatatactacgtttaaaaaatataattagaattgtattacaaaaaaattctattattagagtataagttcatatcatttgcatatattttaatttgaaaaaaaaaaagaaaacaaacgtatgaatattaatagataatatattatttgcttattattatatcgggttggatgtcgaattaggttcaaaaaatatggtgtacttttaaatatgttattcgtctcacattgaaaaataatgtaagtgtgataaatatatactacgtataaatagttgaattgtcccacatcagaagattatcataaggtgaggtgatcccatgattataaataaacTCCATtaggaattagatgatgaagtgtttgtgtaatagattacaaaagaaaaaggagtcacaagtcataggagtaatgacgaaagttgtcaaatggtattctgggaaagaaaaaggtgaacacaggggtaccatttgtagaaacttaaaattaggggtactatgtgtaatctatcaaagttcaaggttaccatgaaaaatttccaatattataatgatatagttaattaaattttcatttaaaagagagagatatctgtaccaataaaacaataaagggtatattattctttaattgttattttattttcatgtcatcaaacttaacgtccatttaacagcctttacattagggggtaccataggcaaaaaaatggaaccttaagcgtaccataggcagattcttaaaagtaggggtaacatggaaaatctaacaaaattaaggggtaccacgggatattttcgtatctcaattatgataaaaaaatgaagaaaaacaacgtacaaatattaatggagagtacttgatcatattattaaatttaaatataactattatatataattagtagcaattgtccgtattcggtattcgggatctggttggatgtcgaattaattgcaaaaaagatggtataattctgagtatgttatttgtcccacattgaaaaacaatgggggtttgatgaatatatactgcgtataaatagtagaattgtcccacatcagaaacataatccaagtttggtgaatatattacttataaatagtagaattgtcccacatcgaaagattagtataaggtggggtgattatatgattataaataagtgttaactcacgtatatattaatcttttattttttttgaaagagacattttaataatatgtaaacaaatcattagacatagaatgtaaacattaaactcttataacatttttttttcattataaataagttaattaccccgttgcaacgcacgggcactcAAACTAGTACGTACTAAATTggggttttttttgtcaaaaactaccttatatttatgggtatttgtaaaaaaacCACCTTAGTTTTCTTGTTTTAAACTACCTTAGTTTTCTCTTTactttgtcaaaaactacctaagcTCAGGATATGACGAGATTTGATCGATTTAGCGACATTATCCTATCTCACACGACTCTgttaacatcaaacaacaatgatcaaccgcATAAAAACCACAATTTAACTTCAATTGACCAAGATTTATGtttttcacatttcaataataactatGAGCATCTATTAAAATTAAGCGTAAGTAAATTCCTGACTTCCAAAAATCTGATCTAGGCATGATTTAAACATTAAAGAGTCGTGTGAGATAGTTTAAAGCCGAAAAACTAACCAAATTTGTCTATACTCTTAGCATAGCTAGTTATTCactaaaaataaagaaaacaaaggtagttgaaaacaaaaaaattaatataaGATAGTCTTTTTACAAATACCCTTAAATATAAGGTAACCTTTAACAAaaaaactcatattttaatttaaaacCGGAAACGGGCCAAAAGTTTGATAAGCACAAGGCCACAAGGGACATGGTTAAAGAAGGTATAGAAGGCTACTGTACAAAAACAGTGAGAAAGATACTTTGTTATTATTTGGTTATCTTGTCGGAGTAGTTGATAATGGGTTCTGACTTCTGACGAGTGACTCTTGCGACTATTTCATTTTTTTCGAAGCTTTATGGGAGATTAAAATATTTAGATATGTTTTCTAGACTGAAATTGTTTAAGCAAGATTTATACATGTAGGTTTTCATGGATGAAAATCGAGTCTCGATTTGCAGTGAATTAATGCTAGGAAAAAAAGTTTAATATTCAAACACGATCGTTGTAGATAAACAACTTTTCTTCATCGCTTAGATTCCATATTATACATTTCATTTGATGATAGTAATAAAAATCGTGTTAAATGATATAATGGACTCACACAAGATTAGCTAcataaaaaacaaggaaaaagacGTCTTAGAGAACTATTTTACTTTATTCCGTCATAGCACAACTAACACGACGACATAAAATGCTTTCTCCTAATTGCTAGAATAAGGAGTTGGGATGGCCGTAAGGGGATATCGCCTTGAGACTGTTGATCCGAAGTTTTCATCCATGAAAGAATCTCCTTGCAGTTCATCAGGCACCTTCCATTCGAACAAGCCAACAAGATTCGCCAATGCCAACTCAGCATTGGCGATACCAAATGACAACCCGGGGCAAGCTTTTCTGCCTGCTCCAAACGGGATATATTCAAAGTCATTTCCCTTCACGTCGATTGTACTGTTCAGAAACCTCTCTGGTCGAAACTCCTCTGGTTGGTCCCATAAGCTTGGGAGCCTTTGTATAGCCCACGCGTTGATGATAACCTCTGTCCCTGCGGCAATGTCATAGTTATAGACTTTGACATCTTGAGATGATTCTCGAGGTAGCAGAAGGGGAGCCGAAGGATGTAGCCTTAGTGCTTCTTTGATAACGGATTTTAGGTATGGCATGTTCTGTAGATCAGCCTCATCGATAAATGTTGTGTCTTTGACAAATCCCCTCACTTCATCTTGGAGTCGTTTCATGATTTCGGGATGCATAATTAGCTCTGACATTGTCCATTCTAATAGCGTGACGGTCGTCTCCACTCCTGCAACAAGTATGTCCTGTACGAATAATACACTAATTACGTCACAACTTGAACTATGATCGAGTTTCCGACCTTTAGTCCATAGGAACAATTTTTTTTCTTGGCAGCTGTAAATCACAAAAACTCCGgagaggtctctcaatagcgttattgggagacctctcacatgatggggtgagggaCCCACTGAATTTCTTTTTTTCCTATTATGTCTCCTGCTAAACTAGTACGAGACCTACTGGCTGTAAATAAAGTGTTTTTATACGACATCTGCTCGAAAGTCATTAGATGAGAATCCTGATGAATTTTACGACATCTAAACTTCTAGTCGAAACATTAATAGTGATTAAAATCATCCAGATTAGGTTGTGACAGTGTTTCATGACCGAGTTACAAAAATTTTGAAGGTTACTGCGGCCACATGTTGAGGCGGTATCAACAACATATATAGAACAAAATTCAAGATTAGACTGAGGCCACTGATGTCGAAATCATGGCGATTACCACGTCTTAAATCGACTAACAAcgtaaaggagaaaaagaaattacCAGAAGAAGAGCTTTGACATTAACTCTCCCAAAGGATGGATACGTCTTGTGATAATCAAGCAAAATGTCTACCAAGTCGCGATCTTTGTCTCCTTCGAAGGCCTCATCGTCAGTCTGACTTTGTGAATTTAGTCGTCGATCAATATGCTCCTGAACTATCTTATCAAGAAAAACGTCAAATGCTTTCGCAATTGCAGTCGCTTTACGGAACACACCCCTCATATGATCGATCCAACTTAACCAAGGCACATAAGTTCCGACACTAAAGCTTCCAAGTACTCCTACAAAATCCGTCAACAGCTCCTTAAGATTTCCACACCCTTCCTCTGCTTCATACTTTCTTCCAAAGGCCGACCTCGACACAAGATCGTTTATCAAGGTGGTGAAGTAGTCTCTCAAATTCACTGACACACCAGGGTTCATCAATGTCGATTTCCTGATATTTTCGACCATTAGAGAGACTTCTTCTTCTCTGATTCTCCTTAAGGTTCGAACCTTCTTACTGCCTAGCATATGCATCATGCATAGATTCCTGACTTGCCTCCAATACTCTCCGTACTTGCCAAAAGCGAGTTCAATACAATCGTAGAAGAGAATCAAAGCGACCTGCGATATAGGCCGGTCTGTGAAGACAATGTCATGGGTTTTTAAAATTGCCGCAGCTGCCTTAGGAGACGATACGACAAGAGTAGGCTTGCTGCCTAAGTGAAGCAACATGAGGTCTCCATATTTATCCGATAACTTCCTCAATGATCGATGAGGAAGGGTACCGAGCTGGTGAAGGTTGCCTATAATGGGTAGTTTTCGCGGTGAGGGTAATCGATTCTTGGTGGATAGCCATGGGTAGAGTATGATTAGGAAGCTAAGGAAGGAAAGAAGAGCTATGGGATGGAATGCAAATTTTTGTAAGAGTTGGTCAAAAACAGTAGCCATTTTTCAAGTTTGCTTCacttatattgtttttttttctttttttttttttttttcttttttggtacGATGCTTCACTTACATTGTCAAAAGCTTTTAAGAGACTGCTACATATATAGAAAGTTACAAATCTTTCTACTTTTGGGAAATACAAGTGTTTTTGGAACTTACTTCCTTTGTTCCTTATTTTTTGGGCAGGCAAAATCAATCCGACTCGAGTCATCTCATTAAAAATGGCTGATCTGAGATCCAAATTTGACCTGAATTATGTAAGCTGAAATCCGAATCACCTGGCTCAACCTGAGTTTTGTCGCCCCCATACCTAATCCGACTCGAAACCACTCGACCCAAAATGACTTAATCACAAATCAATCGAATTGACCAATAATGACTAATTCGAAAACACTTAATTAGACACATATCCTGATGTGGATTTACGTGAATCTATGCAACCAGCGTAGTCGGAGTAACCTACCACTTCAAGATTCTCAGTCCGTCTATACATAAGCATGTAATCCTTAGTATCTTGAAGGTATCTCAAGATCACCGGCGTTCAAAGTAGCAAGAAAACTTGCTATGGTACGAGAAGAAGTACGTCACTGGGCTCTAGACAAGCGGCTAGAGTGGCATAAAAAATGGGACAATTTTGATATCGAGCTGGAAAAGGGTATGAATGATGCAATTAATAATGGTGATGATACTTTGTATATAAGGACAAATGATAATGTTCGCGAATTCGCAAAGGCTGCTGCGGTTTTTTGGCGACAAAGGGCTAAATTAAAATGGATGATTGAAGGGGATACTTGTACGAAGTATTTCTTCAATTGGGTCAAAGGGCGAGCGGGTCGGAATTTTATTCTCGGGGTAAAGAATGATAATGATAGCTGGATTTATGAGCCGGATATTGTTGGGGATATGTTCTATGATTCGTTCTATAATTTATTTAATCCGGTAATTGAGGATGATGAGGCCTACAGGGGGCAGTTGATGGAGGACGTTTTATCGGGGGTGTGTAAGAAAGTTCATAGTGATGACTGTGATGGGTTAAGCCGGCCATTTACGGCTCAAGAAGTAAGAACTGCAGTGTTCCAAATGGGTGCGCTTAAATCACCAGGGCCGGATGGAATACCTGCAATCTTTTATCAAAAATGTTGGTTCAATATTAAAAAGGATGTCACAACGGCAGTTCTGTCAGTTCTTAATTCGGGGATGGTTCTCAAGGAACTTAATAGGACTTTCATTACTTTAATTTCTAAAAGTGATAACCCGGAGAAGGTGGGTGATTATCGTCCAATAAGTTTGTGTAATGTTTTCATGCGAATTGTCTCTAAGTGTATTACAAACAGAATGGCAAAGTTGATGGGTTATTTAGTTGGGGATTTCCAAAATGCATTTATTCCGGGAAGACAAATATCGGATAACATTCTGTTGGCTAATGAAGCTCTTCATAAAGTCAATTCACATAAGAAAGGAAAGTCAGGTAAGTTCGCTTTTAAGGCGGATATGAGTAAAGCCTatgatcgagtaagttgggatTTTTTGCGGGCTGTGCTTTATAAGTTTGGGGTGCCGGAAAGATTGATTTTATTAATCATGAATTGTGTAACAACAGTTTCGTACCAAGTTCTTTTCAATGGAGCGCCTTTGCAGATGTTTCGACCGAAATGTGGTTTAAGGTAGGGAGATCCGCTTTCCCCTTATCTTTTCGTGC contains the following coding sequences:
- the LOC141651140 gene encoding cytochrome P450 736A117-like, with the protein product MATVFDQLLQKFAFHPIALLSFLSFLIILYPWLSTKNRLPSPRKLPIIGNLHQLGTLPHRSLRKLSDKYGDLMLLHLGSKPTLVVSSPKAAAAILKTHDIVFTDRPISQVALILFYDCIELAFGKYGEYWRQVRNLCMMHMLGSKKVRTLRRIREEEVSLMVENIRKSTLMNPGVSVNLRDYFTTLINDLVSRSAFGRKYEAEEGCGNLKELLTDFVGVLGSFSVGTYVPWLSWIDHMRGVFRKATAIAKAFDVFLDKIVQEHIDRRLNSQSQTDDEAFEGDKDRDLVDILLDYHKTYPSFGRVNVKALLLDILVAGVETTVTLLEWTMSELIMHPEIMKRLQDEVRGFVKDTTFIDEADLQNMPYLKSVIKEALRLHPSAPLLLPRESSQDVKVYNYDIAAGTEVIINAWAIQRLPSLWDQPEEFRPERFLNSTIDVKGNDFEYIPFGAGRKACPGLSFGIANAELALANLVGLFEWKVPDELQGDSFMDENFGSTVSRRYPLTAIPTPYSSN